A stretch of Imperialibacter roseus DNA encodes these proteins:
- a CDS encoding arsenite methyltransferase, whose protein sequence is MQTSEELKSIVREKYSKIAEQDIAVNQSSCCGAGGSSTEVYNIMTDDYTGLQGYAQEADLGLGCGLPTQFAKIQKGDTVIDLGSGAGNDCFVARHETGETGKVIGIDFTDAMIRKARANAEKLGYNNVEFRQGDIEEMPASDNAADVIVSNCVLNLVPNKQNVIKEIYRVLKPGGHFSISDIVLVGDLPKALQEDAEMYAGCVAGAIQKDEYLGYISEMGFENITVQKEKAIVIPNDILSKYLSSAEINAFNNGQTGIFSVTVFAQKPGKSVKIAVVTMDKLPANACAPGSGCC, encoded by the coding sequence ATGCAAACCTCTGAAGAACTAAAATCCATCGTTCGGGAAAAATACAGCAAGATTGCCGAACAAGACATCGCTGTGAACCAATCATCATGCTGCGGAGCAGGCGGATCGTCTACCGAAGTGTATAACATAATGACCGACGACTATACCGGACTGCAGGGCTATGCTCAGGAAGCCGATCTTGGCTTGGGATGCGGGCTTCCTACACAATTTGCTAAAATCCAAAAAGGAGATACGGTTATTGACTTAGGATCTGGTGCTGGAAACGACTGCTTTGTGGCCCGGCATGAAACCGGCGAAACTGGCAAAGTAATCGGTATTGATTTTACCGACGCCATGATCAGAAAGGCACGAGCCAATGCAGAAAAACTGGGTTACAACAACGTGGAGTTCCGCCAGGGTGATATTGAAGAAATGCCCGCTTCAGACAATGCTGCGGACGTTATAGTCAGCAACTGTGTACTTAACCTTGTCCCCAACAAACAAAACGTTATCAAAGAAATATACCGGGTGCTGAAGCCAGGAGGCCATTTCAGTATTTCAGACATTGTGTTGGTAGGCGACTTGCCAAAAGCTCTTCAGGAGGATGCTGAAATGTATGCTGGTTGCGTAGCTGGTGCTATTCAAAAGGATGAGTACCTGGGATATATCAGCGAAATGGGATTTGAAAATATCACCGTGCAAAAAGAAAAAGCGATTGTGATACCCAATGATATATTGAGTAAGTATCTTTCTTCAGCCGAAATAAATGCTTTTAATAATGGACAAACAGGGATTTTTAGCGTTACGGTCTTTGCCCAAAAGCCTGGCAAATCAGTTAAAATAGCTGTAGTAACAATGGATAAGCTTCCTGCCAATGCCTGTGCTCC
- a CDS encoding peptide chain release factor 3, protein MKNTAELDRRRTFAIISHPDAGKTTLTEKLLLFGGAIQSAGAVKNNKIKKTATSDFMEIEKQRGISVATSVMGFEYKGIKINLLDTPGHKDFAEDTYRTLTAVDSVILVVDSVKGVEEQTEKLMSVCRMRDTPVIVFVNKMDRPGKDPFELMDELEDKLSIKVRPLSWPINNGSDFKGVYNLYKKHLNLFNANKTAVERDIVSFSDLQSPKLEEIIGKDADTLREDAELVEMAYEPFDKENYLDGLLAPVFFGSALNNFGVQELLDTFIEIAPTPLPRNTNLRQVLPTEKNFSGFVFKIHANLDPRHRDRIAFLRVCSGVFERNKFYHHVRLNKNVRFANPTSFMAQDKETIDSAFPGDVVGLYDTGNFKIGDTLSEGEMMTYKGIPSFSPEIFRELENADPMKAKQMEKGIHQLTDEGVAQLFIKQPGNRKIVGTVGELQFDVIQYRLLHEYGASCHFRPMPMYKACWVSSNNPAKLKDFLDFKANSIALDKDGLPVYLAESKGMLDVMISKYPEINFAFQSEHNRMADSEA, encoded by the coding sequence ATGAAGAACACTGCAGAATTAGATCGCCGCAGAACATTTGCCATTATCAGTCACCCCGATGCGGGAAAAACGACGTTGACGGAGAAATTACTTCTTTTTGGTGGTGCTATTCAGTCAGCCGGAGCCGTTAAAAACAACAAAATTAAGAAGACCGCCACCTCCGACTTTATGGAGATAGAGAAGCAGCGTGGTATTTCCGTGGCTACCTCGGTGATGGGCTTCGAATACAAAGGCATAAAGATCAATCTGCTGGACACTCCCGGTCACAAAGACTTTGCAGAAGACACCTACCGGACGCTAACGGCCGTCGACAGTGTGATACTTGTGGTGGACTCTGTGAAGGGTGTGGAAGAGCAAACTGAAAAACTCATGAGTGTGTGCCGCATGCGAGACACGCCGGTGATTGTGTTCGTGAACAAAATGGACCGACCGGGCAAAGACCCTTTTGAGCTCATGGACGAGCTGGAGGACAAGCTGAGCATTAAAGTGCGTCCCCTCAGCTGGCCTATCAACAACGGTTCGGATTTTAAAGGAGTATACAACCTGTATAAAAAGCACCTCAATCTCTTCAATGCCAACAAAACTGCCGTTGAGCGAGACATTGTATCATTTTCGGATCTCCAAAGCCCTAAGCTGGAAGAGATCATAGGCAAAGATGCAGATACGTTGAGAGAAGATGCGGAGCTGGTAGAGATGGCCTACGAGCCTTTCGACAAAGAAAATTATCTGGACGGGCTGTTAGCTCCGGTGTTTTTCGGCAGTGCACTAAATAATTTTGGTGTGCAGGAGCTGCTCGACACGTTCATCGAAATTGCCCCAACGCCCCTGCCAAGAAACACCAATTTGCGTCAGGTGCTTCCGACCGAAAAGAACTTTTCAGGCTTTGTTTTTAAGATACACGCCAACCTGGATCCCCGCCACCGTGACAGGATCGCCTTCCTCAGGGTGTGCAGCGGTGTGTTTGAGCGTAACAAGTTTTACCACCATGTGAGGCTCAATAAAAATGTGCGCTTTGCCAACCCTACCAGCTTTATGGCTCAGGACAAAGAAACGATTGACTCGGCTTTTCCCGGGGACGTAGTGGGTCTTTATGACACCGGCAACTTTAAGATAGGTGACACCCTGAGCGAGGGTGAAATGATGACTTACAAGGGAATTCCCAGCTTTTCTCCGGAGATTTTCAGAGAACTGGAAAATGCTGACCCCATGAAAGCGAAGCAGATGGAAAAAGGGATTCACCAGCTCACCGACGAAGGCGTGGCACAGCTTTTCATCAAGCAGCCGGGTAACAGAAAAATAGTGGGCACTGTGGGTGAACTCCAGTTCGACGTTATTCAATACAGACTGCTTCATGAGTATGGGGCCAGTTGCCATTTCAGGCCGATGCCCATGTACAAAGCATGCTGGGTAAGCTCCAACAACCCGGCCAAACTGAAGGACTTCCTCGACTTTAAGGCCAACTCTATCGCACTAGATAAAGATGGTTTACCCGTTTATCTGGCGGAATCGAAAGGAATGCTCGACGTGATGATTTCCAAGTATCCGGAGATCAACTTTGCCTTTCAGTCGGAGCACAACAGGATGGCAGATAGTGAGGCGTAA
- the uvrA gene encoding excinuclease ABC subunit UvrA, with translation MPKDTLKAPQPTTESNGEQLVNGATDGIDFLEIFGAREHNLKNIDLRFKRNQLVVITGISGSGKSSLAFDTIYAEGQRRYMESFSAYARSFIGELERPDVDKINGLSPVISIEQKTTSKNPRSTVGTVTEIYDFLRLLYARAGDAYSYLTGKKMTKQSEDQIIRQILKQYDGQKLAILAPVVKGRKGHYRELFQQIRKLGFSRARIDGALEEITPKMQLDRYKTHDIEIVIDRVVVSEKDASRITQSTKTAMTQGKGVMMILLEDGSVAHFSKTLMDPETGLAYDDPAPNTFSFNSPYGACPDCNGLGVIQEISRESVMPDPNISISRGGIAPLGEYRDIWIFKKLEVILKRHRLSLATPIKNIPEEALKIILFGDDEPVAVASVKYPGTEWNTKFEGIINFLEKQKDGGSDKMQQWVDEFTVSTICPSCQGARLKKEALHYKIDNKNISELSFMNITQLSEWFEGLETRLDERQNIIAAEVLKEIRKRIGFLLDVGLDYLNLDRPLRTLSGGEAQRIRLATQIGTQLVGVLYILDEPSIGLHQRDNVKLIKALKDLRDLGNTVIVVEHDRDMMMESDFLIDIGPGAGRHGGQVVAAGTPQEVLESNSLTAGYLNGINKIAVPKERRKGKGESIVLKGATGHNLKNVTLTLPIGKMLCITGVSGSGKSSLIHETLFPILRKHFYGSRSEPLPYKEIKGVEHIDKVIEVDQAPIGRTPRSNPATYTGAFSDIRLLFSNLPEAKIRGYKPGRFSFNVKGGRCETCEGAGMKVIEMDFLPDVHVPCESCKGKRYNRETLEVRFKGKSISDVLDMTVEQAVEFFEFQPKILRRIQTLHEVGLDYITLGQHATTLSGGEAQRVKLATELSKKDTGKTLYILDEPTTGLHFKDIQHLIDVLNKLVNKGNTVLIIEHNLDVIKVADHVIDLGLEGGDKGGQILVEGTPEEVAKRQVGYTSKFLKEELERA, from the coding sequence ATGCCAAAAGATACTTTAAAAGCACCACAACCCACAACCGAAAGCAATGGGGAGCAGTTGGTGAATGGGGCCACAGATGGTATTGACTTTCTCGAGATTTTCGGAGCCAGGGAGCACAACCTGAAAAACATTGACCTGAGATTCAAAAGAAATCAGTTGGTGGTCATTACGGGCATTAGTGGTAGCGGTAAGTCATCGTTGGCGTTTGACACCATCTACGCAGAAGGCCAGCGCCGCTACATGGAAAGCTTCAGCGCCTACGCACGTTCGTTCATTGGCGAGCTTGAGAGACCCGATGTTGACAAAATCAATGGACTTAGTCCGGTCATTTCGATTGAACAAAAGACCACCTCTAAAAACCCTCGTTCTACAGTAGGCACGGTCACTGAAATTTATGATTTTCTTCGTTTGCTTTATGCCAGGGCAGGCGACGCCTATTCTTACCTCACAGGCAAGAAAATGACCAAGCAAAGTGAGGATCAGATCATCAGGCAGATTCTTAAGCAATACGATGGCCAAAAATTGGCTATCCTTGCTCCGGTTGTCAAAGGCCGAAAAGGTCACTACAGGGAGCTTTTTCAGCAAATCAGGAAACTGGGCTTTTCAAGGGCCAGGATAGATGGTGCCTTGGAAGAGATCACCCCCAAGATGCAGTTGGATCGCTACAAAACCCACGACATCGAAATTGTGATCGACCGGGTGGTTGTAAGTGAGAAAGACGCCAGTCGCATTACCCAGTCTACCAAGACAGCAATGACGCAGGGCAAGGGGGTCATGATGATTTTGCTGGAAGATGGAAGCGTGGCTCATTTTTCCAAGACACTGATGGATCCTGAGACGGGGCTTGCATACGACGACCCGGCTCCAAATACCTTCTCCTTCAATTCACCCTATGGTGCCTGCCCGGACTGCAATGGCCTGGGGGTTATTCAGGAAATATCCAGAGAGTCGGTCATGCCAGATCCCAACATCAGTATCAGCCGGGGAGGGATAGCACCCTTGGGTGAATACCGGGATATATGGATTTTCAAGAAGCTGGAGGTCATTCTCAAAAGACACAGGCTAAGTCTGGCTACCCCGATTAAGAATATCCCGGAGGAGGCGTTGAAGATAATATTGTTTGGCGACGACGAACCTGTAGCAGTTGCTTCAGTCAAATACCCAGGCACAGAGTGGAATACCAAATTTGAGGGCATCATCAATTTCCTTGAAAAGCAAAAGGACGGCGGCTCCGACAAAATGCAGCAATGGGTGGATGAATTTACAGTCAGCACCATCTGCCCATCCTGCCAGGGTGCCCGGCTTAAAAAGGAAGCACTGCACTACAAAATCGACAACAAGAACATTTCCGAGCTGTCTTTCATGAACATCACCCAGCTTTCGGAATGGTTTGAAGGGCTGGAAACCCGGCTCGACGAGCGGCAGAACATCATAGCAGCCGAGGTATTGAAGGAAATCAGGAAGCGAATCGGCTTTTTGCTGGACGTTGGCCTGGATTACCTGAACCTGGACAGGCCTCTAAGAACGCTTTCCGGAGGAGAAGCTCAGCGTATTCGACTTGCAACACAAATAGGCACTCAGCTTGTTGGCGTGTTATATATTCTTGATGAGCCAAGCATTGGCTTGCACCAGCGTGACAACGTGAAGCTGATCAAGGCACTGAAAGACCTCCGGGATCTTGGCAACACCGTCATAGTGGTGGAGCACGACCGTGATATGATGATGGAGAGTGACTTCCTCATTGATATCGGGCCGGGAGCTGGAAGGCACGGTGGCCAGGTGGTAGCTGCTGGCACGCCTCAGGAGGTTTTAGAAAGCAATTCGCTAACAGCCGGTTATCTCAACGGAATTAACAAGATCGCTGTACCGAAGGAAAGAAGAAAAGGAAAGGGAGAGAGCATTGTGCTGAAAGGCGCCACAGGCCACAACCTGAAAAATGTAACATTGACTTTGCCAATTGGCAAGATGCTCTGCATCACCGGTGTGTCAGGTAGTGGCAAGTCTTCGTTGATCCACGAAACGCTTTTCCCCATTCTCAGGAAGCATTTTTACGGCAGCAGATCAGAACCCCTTCCCTATAAAGAGATCAAAGGGGTTGAACATATCGACAAAGTAATAGAAGTGGATCAGGCACCTATTGGCAGAACGCCACGCTCTAACCCAGCCACTTATACTGGTGCCTTTTCAGATATTCGTCTGTTGTTCTCGAACCTTCCCGAGGCGAAGATAAGAGGCTACAAGCCGGGCCGCTTCTCTTTCAACGTAAAAGGTGGCCGTTGCGAAACCTGCGAAGGGGCGGGCATGAAAGTCATCGAAATGGATTTCCTCCCCGATGTGCATGTGCCGTGCGAATCCTGCAAGGGCAAGCGCTATAATAGGGAGACGCTGGAGGTAAGGTTCAAGGGCAAGTCAATTTCAGACGTACTTGACATGACTGTGGAGCAAGCCGTAGAGTTTTTCGAGTTCCAGCCCAAAATCCTCAGACGGATTCAGACCCTGCACGAGGTCGGCCTGGACTACATCACACTTGGCCAGCATGCCACAACGCTTTCGGGCGGGGAGGCGCAGCGGGTGAAGCTGGCAACTGAGCTTTCAAAGAAAGACACGGGCAAAACGCTGTACATTCTTGACGAGCCTACCACCGGCCTGCACTTTAAAGACATCCAGCACCTGATTGACGTATTGAACAAGCTTGTGAACAAAGGCAATACTGTCCTTATCATTGAGCACAACCTCGACGTGATCAAAGTAGCCGATCACGTCATCGATCTGGGGCTTGAAGGTGGCGACAAAGGGGGGCAGATACTTGTGGAAGGCACACCCGAGGAAGTGGCAAAAAGGCAGGTAGGGTATACGTCGAAGTTTCTGAAGGAAGAACTCGAAAGGGCGTAA
- a CDS encoding TIGR01777 family oxidoreductase has translation MRETTKGKILVTGGSGLIGSRLSELLTQAGYEVAWLSRSSGKADKYKTYTWDIERGEIQHDALEGVEAIVHLAGAGVADKSWTEARKKLILESRTQSTALLMEKLSALERKPKVFIGASAIGYYGADTGDVMIDEKSPAGDDFLAQVVKSWEASSAPVEGMGSRRVLIRVGVVLSASGGALPQLLAPLKFGLGAPLGTGRQWMSWIHIDDLCRLFLEAIENTAYTGVYNGVSPSPATNKEITTEAAKVLKKPLWLPPVPGFVLKVALGEMAQIVLGGSKISSRKAEEMGFKFDYTHLNSALKNILLK, from the coding sequence ATGAGAGAGACAACGAAAGGCAAAATACTTGTGACGGGAGGAAGCGGCTTAATCGGCAGCCGGCTGAGCGAGTTGCTGACACAGGCTGGGTATGAAGTGGCTTGGCTAAGCAGATCGTCCGGAAAGGCCGACAAGTACAAAACCTATACCTGGGATATTGAAAGGGGGGAGATACAACATGATGCTCTGGAAGGCGTTGAGGCTATTGTCCATTTGGCTGGTGCTGGCGTTGCTGATAAGAGCTGGACAGAAGCAAGGAAAAAGCTGATACTTGAAAGCAGAACGCAGTCGACGGCACTGCTCATGGAAAAGCTCTCGGCTCTAGAGCGGAAACCGAAAGTATTTATTGGCGCTTCGGCGATTGGCTATTACGGTGCCGATACTGGCGATGTGATGATTGATGAGAAGTCACCAGCTGGTGACGATTTTCTTGCCCAGGTGGTAAAGTCTTGGGAAGCATCATCAGCCCCCGTTGAAGGCATGGGAAGCAGGAGGGTACTTATCCGGGTGGGAGTGGTGCTGAGTGCAAGTGGTGGTGCACTGCCGCAACTGCTGGCCCCGCTTAAATTTGGGCTCGGCGCCCCTTTGGGAACTGGCAGGCAGTGGATGAGTTGGATTCATATCGATGACCTTTGCCGCTTGTTTCTGGAAGCCATTGAGAATACTGCTTACACTGGAGTTTACAACGGGGTGAGCCCGTCGCCAGCCACCAACAAAGAAATCACCACGGAGGCCGCTAAGGTATTGAAAAAACCCCTTTGGCTGCCGCCGGTTCCTGGCTTCGTTCTGAAAGTGGCGCTTGGCGAAATGGCGCAGATAGTTCTGGGTGGCAGTAAGATTTCTTCAAGAAAGGCGGAAGAGATGGGATTTAAGTTTGATTATACCCACCTCAACAGTGCTTTGAAGAACATTTTGCTGAAATAG
- a CDS encoding DinB family protein, whose translation MTTDILLPIWKMGRTRLTNQLAAITPECLSRRIHPDSNSIGWLFRHIAEVELLFAKNVFGRPLQVKLSTVGQGIKDLGHFTNLEELKGLLDESGRELEAAILDQEDGSWTTEVTTREFGTMTKAEALSRITTHTAWHAGQMAIIKKYATAG comes from the coding sequence ATGACCACTGACATCTTACTTCCGATATGGAAAATGGGCCGAACCAGGCTCACCAACCAGCTAGCAGCCATCACACCCGAATGCCTTTCCAGGAGAATCCATCCTGATAGCAATTCGATAGGTTGGCTATTCAGGCACATCGCAGAAGTGGAACTGCTTTTTGCCAAAAATGTATTTGGAAGGCCTTTGCAGGTGAAGCTATCGACAGTCGGGCAGGGCATAAAGGACTTGGGGCACTTTACCAACCTTGAGGAGCTCAAAGGGTTGCTCGACGAATCGGGCAGGGAGCTGGAGGCGGCCATTTTGGATCAGGAAGATGGAAGCTGGACTACTGAGGTTACTACCCGGGAGTTTGGAACCATGACCAAAGCAGAAGCACTCTCCCGCATTACTACGCACACCGCATGGCATGCCGGTCAAATGGCGATTATTAAAAAGTATGCTACAGCCGGGTAG
- a CDS encoding nucleotidyl transferase AbiEii/AbiGii toxin family protein, with amino-acid sequence MLHKDPLEDIAAMKLNAISNSGKRLKDFIDVYYLLEHFSMDEMIAFYTTKYPNFNPLIALRSVNYFDDIDPAIDPPKLKEKLPLSEIKKRINDAVLHSKKRFG; translated from the coding sequence ATGTTGCATAAGGATCCATTGGAAGACATAGCCGCCATGAAGCTCAATGCCATTTCCAACTCCGGTAAGCGGCTCAAGGACTTTATAGATGTCTACTATCTACTAGAGCATTTCTCTATGGACGAAATGATCGCCTTCTACACTACTAAGTACCCTAATTTCAACCCGCTCATTGCTTTGCGGTCAGTCAACTACTTTGATGATATCGATCCTGCCATTGACCCTCCCAAACTGAAGGAAAAATTGCCCTTGTCTGAAATAAAAAAACGAATTAACGATGCTGTGTTGCATTCGAAAAAGCGTTTCGGGTAG
- a CDS encoding lytic transglycosylase domain-containing protein, with amino-acid sequence MRKFIMLQLWLGILIIGGYFVYKRTTGKDEYLTPPPASMETVPLEVTLPDNYVKVFELPDTLSFAGEPVPLNMTDVRERLDREIHVNSYWHSSTIFLIKRSNRWLPLLEELLKENGIPTDFKYLSVIEGGLENVVSPRQAVGFWQIREGTGNDFGLEINREVDQRYDPIASTAAAAKYLLKAKEKFGDWTNAAASYNMGMKGLSDELEEQKTNSYYDLLLNEETSRYMFRLLAIKEILEHPKKYGYDIPQELLYPIIPLDTLRVTEDIPSLVDFAQARGLSYKELRLHNPWLRRGALNVRKGKSYLLRLPKGHVEVLPTDNQTDALNSGN; translated from the coding sequence ATGCGTAAATTCATCATGTTGCAGCTTTGGCTCGGCATCCTTATCATCGGCGGTTATTTTGTTTACAAGCGCACCACGGGCAAAGATGAATACCTGACGCCGCCCCCCGCTTCCATGGAAACAGTGCCGTTAGAGGTTACGCTGCCCGACAACTATGTCAAAGTTTTCGAGCTGCCCGACACCCTGAGTTTTGCTGGAGAGCCGGTTCCTTTAAATATGACTGACGTGCGGGAGCGGCTGGACAGAGAAATACATGTCAACTCTTATTGGCACAGCAGCACTATCTTCCTCATCAAGCGATCCAACCGATGGCTGCCTTTGCTCGAAGAGCTGCTTAAGGAAAATGGTATTCCCACAGACTTTAAGTATTTGTCCGTAATAGAAGGTGGCCTTGAGAATGTTGTTTCTCCAAGGCAAGCGGTGGGCTTCTGGCAAATACGAGAAGGCACTGGCAATGATTTTGGCCTGGAAATTAACCGGGAAGTTGATCAGCGATATGATCCGATTGCCTCAACAGCCGCCGCCGCAAAATACTTGCTCAAAGCAAAAGAGAAGTTTGGGGACTGGACAAATGCAGCAGCCTCCTACAATATGGGGATGAAAGGTCTGTCAGATGAACTTGAAGAGCAGAAGACAAACTCCTACTACGACCTGTTGTTGAACGAAGAAACTTCCAGATACATGTTTCGCCTTCTGGCCATCAAAGAGATACTTGAACACCCCAAGAAGTACGGGTATGATATTCCCCAGGAGCTACTGTATCCGATTATTCCGCTCGATACATTGCGGGTTACGGAAGACATACCCAGTCTCGTTGACTTTGCCCAGGCGAGAGGCTTGTCATACAAGGAACTCAGACTGCACAATCCGTGGTTAAGGAGGGGTGCTTTAAATGTCAGGAAAGGAAAAAGCTATTTGCTCAGGCTACCGAAGGGGCATGTTGAAGTACTGCCAACCGACAACCAAACCGATGCCTTGAATTCCGGAAATTGA
- a CDS encoding ArsR/SmtB family transcription factor: protein MGVTKTDLFTAEQNDLALIAKAFAHPARVAIVDYLLKANACINGDLVEELGLAQATISQHLRELKDMGIIKGTIEGVSVSYCIDPVRWAEIKGLFNKMFDRHPFCC from the coding sequence ATGGGTGTAACAAAGACAGATCTGTTTACGGCTGAACAAAACGACCTGGCCCTTATCGCCAAGGCATTTGCGCATCCGGCTCGTGTGGCCATCGTTGACTACTTACTCAAAGCTAATGCCTGTATCAACGGCGACCTTGTGGAAGAACTCGGTTTGGCACAAGCCACCATCAGTCAGCACTTGAGAGAGCTAAAAGACATGGGCATTATTAAAGGCACGATTGAGGGAGTCTCTGTAAGCTATTGCATTGACCCTGTTCGCTGGGCTGAAATAAAGGGCCTTTTCAATAAGATGTTTGACAGGCACCCCTTCTGCTGTTAA
- a CDS encoding DUF6922 domain-containing protein produces MNEKPNLPGHLLWEYDLETFNYENSYKIVIERVLERGNLEEWREIVRYYGESKILETIDWSAQLGTREKEWSKFFLKSDFLDVA; encoded by the coding sequence ATGAACGAAAAACCCAATTTACCCGGCCACTTGCTTTGGGAGTACGACCTTGAGACTTTCAACTATGAGAACTCATACAAGATCGTCATTGAGAGAGTCTTGGAAAGAGGAAATCTAGAAGAATGGAGAGAGATCGTTCGGTACTATGGCGAGTCTAAGATACTTGAAACAATAGATTGGAGTGCTCAGCTGGGCACAAGGGAAAAGGAGTGGTCGAAATTCTTCCTTAAATCCGATTTTTTGGATGTTGCATAA